In Elaeis guineensis isolate ETL-2024a chromosome 1, EG11, whole genome shotgun sequence, a genomic segment contains:
- the LOC140859628 gene encoding uncharacterized protein, which produces MPQRDLEARRRDCSIEDLLNYGYTSLIDVALDIKVLHEYLIWFNENKKSLEEGLRTEQANRKAAEEKAAKEAKIVEELKKQVQEKLATTKEKNQKLLDLHCKIGSYERKLADAAIKANQVP; this is translated from the exons ATGCCTCAAAGAGATCTGGAGGCAAGGAGGCGGGATTGCTCAATTGAGGACTTATTGAACTATGGCTACACCAGTTTGATTgat GTCGCTTTGGACATCAAAGTTTTGCATGAGTATTTGATATGGTTCAATGAGAATAAGAAGTCTCTAGAAGAAGGGCTTCGGACTGAGCAGGCCAATAGGAAGGCAGCTGAAGAGAAAGCGGCCAAAGAGGCCAAGATcgtcgaagaattgaagaaacaAGTGCAGGAGAAACTGGccacaacaaaagagaaaaatcaGAAACTGTTGGACCTGCATTGCAAGATTGGCAGTTATGAAAGGAAGCTTGCAGATGCGGCCATTAAGGCAAACCAGGTTCCTTAG